From the Rhinolophus ferrumequinum isolate MPI-CBG mRhiFer1 chromosome 4, mRhiFer1_v1.p, whole genome shotgun sequence genome, the window AGGTCAGTGGCTCCGACCTCCCACACCAGCGAGGATTCCCCTGAAACCGTCATGCTGGAGGAGTATGACCCTGGAGACCTGACTCCCACCACGAACCCTTTCCATCTACTAAACTTCACCAACACAGAGAGGAGCCCTGCAGTGGATGAGAACAGCCTCACCCGGATAGTCGGCGGGAGGGACTGCAAGGAGGGCGAGTGTCCCTGGCAGGTAACTGCTGAGCACACTTAGGGAGTTCACTGGATGGGGGACCCGTCCTTGCTGGGCACTGCCGGTACAGCCATCGAGGCCAAGGCCATGGATGTGGCCCCTCTCATGTGGTCCCTTAGCAGGCTGCGAGCTCCAGTGCTCAAGGAGCCTGAGATGAGAGGAGGCTGGGccctcgtcccccacccccacccccacccccactactCATTCCCATCTGTGTGCAGAGGATTTGAGTCCTAAAACCTCTACCTACAGTGGAAGGAGAGATGAGGCGCCAGTTTAGGCTGTAGGTTCGGGTCAGCAGGGCGAGGACCTCTCCCCAGATGGCGGGTGAGGCCTTTGATTGATCTTCTGTTTGGCTGGAGTCAGAAAGATTTACTCTCCTTGTTTCATTTCTACTTTGGTAAATTTTTTTACTCAAACACCTAAATCCTAATGAGGCAGACAGACAGTACCTTAGAGAAAAGTACATCCATTAGTtttcaaaggtaaaaaaaaaaaaaatcactcttacATTGTTGACTTGGACTAAggctgccagatttagcaaataaaaacacaagacatccacttaaatttgaatttcagataaataatgaataatttttaacataagtATATCCCAGATATtacatgggacatacttatactaaaaattatttgttatttatttgattcaaatttaaatggatggatacagaattgtacacctgaaatctatgtaattttactaacaattgtcaccccaataaattaaaaaaaaatgataatatcaccacacacacaaaaaaaatttaaatggatgTCCTCTATTTTATCTGGCCAGGCTAACTTGGACTTTTAAAGCTTTTAGTGTTCAAAGCCAAAACAGCTTCTCCTATAAGCAAAAATCCCAAAGCTGCCATAACTTTTAGAAATTACCTCAGCTCACCCTTCACCTCCAAGCTACAGGACAGATATGCATTTGTCTGAATTATCAAGAACCCAAGGAAAGGACATTTCAACATCTAGTCATCTAATACATATTTATGGAAAACTTGTATGTCAGGCACAGAATTGGGGGTTGTGAATGCAGGCCATGAAACCATCAGAGCTACTTCCCTGACCTGTAGATATCTAGATCTAGAAAGGGAAATGAGATGCACCCAAATGACCAGAATTCAAGTTGATGTGTGATAGAGGCCACGGAAGTGGTGCCGGTGGGATTATAATGAAGTTCCACAGGGATGCATAGGACAAGCTCCCCACAGGGCAGAGGTATCTGACTGGAGCTCTGCGAGTGGCTTTACATGGAGCTTCACAGGAGGAGAGGACAGGGAAGGGCGCTCTGGCAGAAAGTTCCTCCAAACGGTCCCTTAGCAAGTCTGTTGGGTTTGTGATTCTTGTTCTCCCGGTTCCAGTCTTAGCAGGTTGCCTCATCTCCATCTTTAGGAAGAGCAGATGGTGTCCAAGTCTTAGAAAGACTGCCTCTCCCTCACTCATCACCCAAGTTGGATTACGAGTAGATaagttatgcaaaaaaaaaaaaaaacattagtagAGACAGTCCCCAACTTACAGTGGTTCGACTTACACTTTTTAGACGGTGGTGTAAAAGTGATACGCATTGATCTTTCCTGGGCTAACGGCATGTGGTAAGACACACTCTCGTGATGCTGGGCGGCAGGAGTGAGCTGCAGCCCCCAGTCAGCCATGTGATCAGGAGGGTGGACAACTGATACTCTACAGGGACCTGTGTTGCTAGTGTTTTTGGCtattgtgttctgagcacatttaaggtcgGCTAGGCTAAGCTAGTAATATGATGCTAAGTAGGTTAGGTGTACGAAATGCATTTTGACTTAGGATATTGTCGACTTAGGATGGGTTTGTTGGGATGTGACCCCAtcgtaagtcaaggagcatctgtaccACATATTCGTCAGAAACATCTTCAAGGATTCTTTCAGAACTTGATGTTAATTGTTTCATTAACCTACACATATCCTCAGCCAATAACTGTTGCTTAGAGGATGTGGAATTCCctagggaaaggaaaaacaaagaatgctCCATCTCTGGATTTGTAAGCCTGGTTctttgagaaggaaaggaaaataaaagaatcgTGTGTGGTGCCTCTCACTTGTCCCATCAATGCTCATTCCCAGGTCGAAGACTCCTCACTCCAAATGCCAGGTCAGGGTGGAAATCCCTTCCAGGAGTAGCTGCATGGATTACAAGGAAATTAACCATGCTGGTGATATTCCATAGGCTGTGGGCGATTGGCTTGAATGGTTGAACTGTTCTAGAGACCAGAAGTTAGTCCAGTTTAGACAAGCATTTTCTCCAAAGACTGGCTTCTGCCTGGTCTGAGGTATAATTCACAGGCCCATAGACACTACAGGTTTTTACCACAGTGAAAATCGTTTTTCTGTGCATAACACTTAGAGAGTGCTATGACAGatccagaagaaataaaagaccaaTCTCTGTTGTTCCTTATCCTGACTTTATACTCCAAATAGAGAAAGAGATAGGTAAATTGTGACAGAACCCTACTCAGTAGCTAGCTCTTGGCACTTAGTAAGGCCTCCACAAATATATGTGGAGCAAATGAATAAGTCAGTCCGTTGGCTGGTACATGAAGCAAAGACCAGAAGGCGTGAGGGGCTGCCCAAACCTGTGCCACGGAATCGAGGAGTAGGTGGGGAGGATGTGGGAAGGTACTGTGGGGTCGACCGTCAGCTGCCTCTTGGAGAGTGTGCCAGGATGCCAGCCTGAACAGCCAGTGAGACACACAGGAACAGGCACGATGACCAGCTGTCGGGAGTTCTGCAGCACTGGCCACGTTGGGCCAAAGCCCATGTGGTCAGATGGGCACTGTGGGTGTGCTGGCTTGGGCCTCACATTTCAGTCTAAAGATGCCACAAGTTCTCTTGGAGGAAAGGACAGCAGAGGGGGGAGGACGGAAGCAGAGGAAGGCTCAACTGGGTACACTAGCTTCAGGATGGGGAGGTCCTGATCCAAATGGGGGAAATGGAGGGGAAGGCTTGAATTTAAGGttccaaatttctctttttggaaAGTCACACTCAATCTAGTTGGCTCCGGCATTCTCACTGCAGGCTCTGCTCATCAACGAGGAGAATGAGGGCTTCTGCGGAGGCACCATCCTGAATGAGTTCTATATCCTCACTGCGGCTCACTGCCTCCACCAAGCCAAGAGATTCAAAGTGAGGGTAGGTAAGTGGTACCACACCCCTCAGCTGCTCTGCCGGGCCCACTGTCACTTCCTTATTTTCAGAGACCACTGGAACAGATCAAATTTGCTGGGAACACTGGATAAAATACTAGActccagggtgggggctggggggaggaaaagcaggggcagaaggaggaggaggggtaggagggggaggggaacatggagaaggagaagggtgAAGACTAGGGGAGGAGCATGAGAAGgtagggaggagaaggaggagggctaAAGGGAGGATAGGAAGGCCTTCCCTGAGCTGGCCCAGCCATCCTCCCACGTGGTCCTTCCTGAGGCTCTTGGTTTGCACGCCCAGCCCAGCATGAGGTGCTTCCTCTCAGTGACCTTTCCTCTGGGAAGGCTTCCAgagcccctccacccccaccccttcaaCAGTCTGAGCACTGAGTCCCTCTGCCTCTCATACTTTTGTCTGTGGGATGATTTCGTAATGTCTGTCCTTCTCCATCAGACTCGAGAGCTGTTCCATGAAAATCCAGTGCAAGCCACAAATGTGacccacatatgtaattttaattttctagttaCGTAAAGTTttctattatacattttaaaggttaacaggtgaaattaattttagtaatatatcttatttaacccaatatacccaaaatattaTCGTTTCAATGtgtgataaattttaaaactatttttgagcTCTTTGGAATACTTTTTTCATCCTAAGTCTGAAATGTGACActcacagcacatctcagttcagCCCAGTCATATTTTAAGTGCCCCGTTGCCCCTGTGGCTGGTGGCAGCCCTCTGGAGAGCGCAGGTCTAGATTGTAAGACCTTCAGCTCCCTGGTATCCCTGGGAATGCCCGTCCTCGAATGAACTGAAAGTCACCGAAGTACTAAACATACATAAGAAAATGTGACTACTGGTTGCTTCTGGGTAGTGAAATTGAAAGTCATTTTTATCCACCTCTTTATGCGTTCctatagttttcaaattttctagtgaccatatacaattttttaatcagaaaaaaaagaactactttaaaaagcaacaacacGTGTGCAGGCATGGCCCAGACTGTGCTCTCACCATATTCCAGGTGATCGGAACACGGAAACGGAAGAAGGCAACGAGATGGTGCACGAGGTGGAGGTGATCATAAAGCACAACAAGTTTGTCAGGGAGACCTATGACTTTGACATCGCTGTCCTCAAGCTGAAGACACCCATCTCCTTCCGCATGAACGTGGCCCCAGCCTGCCTGCCGGAGAAGGACTGGGCCGAGTCGACGCTCATGACGCAGAAATCCGGCATCGTGAGCGGCTTCGGGCGCACCCACGAGAAGGGCCGCACGTCCACCACCCTCAAGATGCTGGAGGTACCCTACGTGGACAGGAACACGTGCAAGCTGTCCAGCAGATTCACCATCACCCCAAACATGTTCTGTGCTGGCTACGACTCCAAGCCCGAGGACGCCTGTCAGGGGGACAGTGGGGGCCCCCATGTCACCCAGTTCAAGGACACCTATTTTGTCACCGGCATTGTCAGCTGGGGTGAAGGATGTGCACAGAAAGGGAAGTACGGAGTCTACACCAAGGTCACCAACTTCCTCAAGTGGATCGATAGGTCCATGAAAGCCAAGGCCAAGGCCCAGGGTGGGTGAGGGGTCCCGAAGCCTCCCCCCATTAAAGTGATTGTCTGAACAGTTGCCATTCTGAACCGGCTGAATCCTGGAGTAGGTGTCCTATCTGCAGTGGTTAATGTCAGTTCCTTATCCTgattttgttcttgttctgtTATAGTGGGAcatgaaattttcatttggaaCTGTAGATCCTGCCTTTGCTCCTTGCCAGGTTGGGAAATTGCTTCAGGAAATGTTATACTTTGTAGGACAGGGGTCTAAACGCCCCAAGATGACTGCTGTGCTCAAAACCATGACAGGGCTATTTCCATTCATagtatgtttttctgtttctgactGAGCTAAACTGACTTCTTGGCCAGTCATACTCAGCACACTTGAGAATAAATGATCAAGGTTCTGGGAGTACAGAGAGAAGACGCCGCAGAGGTCGGGGCCAGCCCATAACTAGGAGGCCTCACcctggggtcggggtgggggttCCCCACGTGTGCCGGTGTAGGCTCCCCAGGCCCCTCATTTACCATCTGGGACTGAGAGAAAGGTGAAATGTGTCTGTCAGGAGCCTCCTGGGAAGGGAAGGCCGTGAGAGCTTCTCGTGGGCAAGGACATTTTAACATTGACTTAACCACTGGTTCTTCTTTCTGGCTTCACGCTAGAATCACCTGGGGCACTTTTAAAGTGTGCCCAGGCCCCGGCCcaccctggcacagtctcctgaGCAGCTTACATGCCCACCAGTCCCCAGACCAGGGGACTCTGGAGTCCTTCATCCAGGCCACAGCCCAGAGCACTTAAACTGGAGTCCATGGGGTGGGCATATGCCCCTGAAGTTTCTACAGCTCCTCAGGTGGCCTCCAAGTGTGTGATGTGTGCTggcaggggctgcaggagggaTCCCCTGTCCTCAACTGGGTCATGTCTAAATGCCAGCTCCTTCGCTGTCACTGTCCACACTGGCTCCGGAACCTGCACTTAAGTggtcatgaaaacaaaatatgcttttagaaaatggaaaaggtcACCTCAGACCAGACCTGCCAGTGTATGTTCCAAATGTCCCTGTACAGTTTGCGTAACTTTGCTAAGCAAAGTCTCAAAGTCCCACTACAAAAACTCCCCAAAATGtcagcagcttttttttttgtaaacaggAGATATTGCAAGGTTAGAGTGTTTTGTAAACAAGAGACATTGCAAAGGTAGAAAAATCAATGTGGGCAAGTATAATTTCCCAGAAACAGTCTGAGGTGAGCGGGAAAAGCCGAGGGTGATGATTCTCCTCTTGCTGCCTTGACTCCTAAAAGTGAGCCACTGCCGAGTGGGCACCAGAGGCCCTTCCTGGGGAAAAGGCCTCAGCCAGCAGGAGACCATCCTGTTGTCAGGTTGAGGGTTTTCTATGCAGCTGAGTGGTCTATGTCCAGAGGCAAACCGTAAAGTTGGGTTCTTATTTCTGGAGATCAAAGGTTGTTTGGGGTCCAGAGAGAACTCGGGAAGATTCACAAATAAAACACACCTTCCCTGTTGCTATTTGATCTCTCACTGTTGGCCACTATTATTGGTGATTGAGTTCATGTATCAGAGaggaagggaaactgaggtagaaCAGAGGATGACGCTCCATCGCTTCCATGGGGCTTCTTATCTCCCTCAGCCAGAAGCAGAATTCAATTCAGTGAGGTTCTAGAGGAAATAAGGTAAAGAGATGCAGTTCGGTGCCGTAGGGAGGGCCCTGGCCTGGGCCTCACAGATGAGGTAATCCAGGTCTGCTCATTCCTGTGTGCCCGGGAACAACTTACCTCCCTCGTGGAGTACCACTGTCTTCATGGCAAAATGGAGCTAATGAAGCCACCTCAACTACCTGTCAACCCTCAACATGGTGCCAGGCTTGTGCGTGAAGGGACATTCCCTTATTTGGTATCAAGAGAACTTCCCTCAGGGGCTGCTTGGTGTGGAAGGTGGGGACTTGAGGGCATAAAGATCAGCAGGAAGCCAAGGGTGGGGAATCaaagaaggggagaaaggaagggtttGACATTTTTCTCCTGAGCGTGAGGGAGAGGCTACGATACTACCATAAAAACCATCTCCTCCCCAGACACTGCCACCACCActacacgcacgcacgcacgcatgctCAGTTCCTGAGGGCAGAAGAATGAGGTGACAGCCTGGGAGCACAGTGACCCCATAACATGGAGTGGGTTCTGGATGGTGTTATGAGGTTTGAAAGGGCAAAGAGGTCCCGCCTCGCGTGAGATAGGAGGCAAAGGAGAGTGCCATCTGGCTACATGGGGGCCGACCCAGCACTGCTGCTTCTAAACCACAGTGGTAGTGGGTTGGCAAGAACACAGGTGACCCTGCACATGCTTCTGGGGTGCTGGCTCACTGGGGGGTCTGTGTGGTCCTGAGGTCCTGCTTACAGGCGTGGGGCACAAGGGCTGAGGCCTTTTAGCAGGATGAGCAATGGGACCACGGGGGCTGCTTTCTAAACTGGAACGGGACagcttaaatttctattttagcaGGTCGCCTACTGCTGCTACTGCCACCACAGGAGTCACTGATTGAGGCAAGCCATCAACCAACACCTAAATCCTGGTGGAAAAGTCCTTGAGAAACAAGCTATTCATAGTCTCAGGGCATGGCCCCAGAAGTGACTTTTCAGTTACAAACAGGACAGGATAGCTTTATAATGGGGAGATCTGCTGGTCACATTATTCAAGTGACCAGGTACGAGTTCACCAACAACGAGACCACAGACGTGTGCCCTGACACAGGGCACTGGGAAGGACGCGCATCACCGATGCAGGGTTCCCCCGCAGCCTAACGTGAGAGGTCAATCGGGCAAATCCAGCTGAGGAAGGCCTGGGCGCTCCAAAAATGTCAGTGTCAAAAACTCCAAAACGCCCAGGAAACTACATTAAATGAGACTTTGAAGGAAACAAACAGGATGCAGTGCGAGAGAAGGACGGAGGCAGGGGGTTTCCACCAGATGTTCCTTAACAGAAGGGAATCCCCTCATCTATGGAGGTgtaagggagagaaggaaagaacagagggacagagagagacagcagagacacacagagagacagagaaagacagaggcagagaggcagatgcAAAGAGAGCAttcccgggggtggggggcaatgcGCTGTGCTGATCCACCCCGTGAGTGTGTAACCGAGAATTAGTATTAGAGTCGAGTATGGGGTGTGAGTTTGCTGTCCTGTCACACAACGCTCAGAGTATTTATCATCTCGTAATTCTCAGTTTAAAGACACCCTTGGTTCTGACAAAATGTCCCCTAGGTCCACTCCTCCAGGTGGCACTTAGCACCGCAGGAAACCTGGCTGTGCAGGTCTCACCAAGAGGTGGGTGAGGCCCCGTGCTGTGGTCTGCTTTctagccttttacagaaaaattggctGACCCCTGGCCCACCCCTTCTAAGGTCAGGTTCACTCTCCCATCTCGAGTCCTCTACTGCCCTCCTACGGATGCCCTCCTGCCACACCAGCCTCCGTGCTGCGCCCTCCCTCAGGGCTCCGTCACTCTCTGTGCCTTGGAGGGTCTCCCCGTTAGCGCACTGTGTTCAGGTTTCTCTCCCAAAGGGAGGCTCTCTGGCCTGGACCCCTTTATCCACTCCCCTTTTCTGGACATCGAAATTTGACATTTCTCCCTCCCTaatcctccctctcccactcccagGCTCTCTctacctccctgcctccctgtaTCCCAATCCCTCCTGTGTGCCTCCCACCcatctagaatgtaagctccaggccactgtcttgctcactgctgtatccccaggcCCAGAACACCTGGCCAGGGGAAGCCCACCTGAGCTTTGTTACTCGGGGCTACATGCATCTCTTAGATCTCTCAGTCCATCACCTTATTTCCCTGGACAGGACCTCTTGACTTCACTCCAGAAATCTACCCAGCTGTGTCTCCTTAAATACCTCACCAAAGCCCTCTTTGCCTtagcttttcatttctctgccttttcttccctctttgctttaaacagaaaaatacagaaccGAAGCGTATGTTTATTGAATTTGTTCAATAAAACTCCATGCGAAATGTACTCCCAACAGGGAGcacttcttttctcatttccggCTTCTGTCTCCGGCGTGGCTACGTGTTTTAGAGCTGCTGGTCATTTGAAGCAGCCCCCCCCCTGTGTTGTGAGCACGGCCCAGGGCGGACTTTGGCCTCTGTGCTGCCAGACCTGTCCCTCAGCAGCCCGGAGGGAATGGCAGGCTGTGTCCAGCTGCTCCTGATCCTCCTGGTCTTCCAGAGCGCCGAGCCCTCAGGTAGGCATCTGCTTCCGGACCACGTCCCTTTTCACAGTGTGGGTTGGGCCGAGTGGGTGTTTCCTAGGGCAGGCGAGGCCCTGAGGGACCAGCATGGACTTAACTCAGCCCCCTAAAGAGTCCCTCCTGGTCTCTTTATCATTCGTGACGAATATGTTGGCAATGATGGTGGGGTCTcccaaaagcaggaaaaattaGATGTGTGAGAAGTTGAGTAAGTGGCTCAGGCTGAGGGGCCCAGGACTGGGCAGGCGGACAGACTGACCttggtggtgagggtgggggcggggggccacA encodes:
- the F10 gene encoding coagulation factor X codes for the protein MAGLLCFILLSASLASLPLPVGSVFINRERANTVLERFRRANSFLEELKKGNLERECLEETCSYEEAREVFENIDKTNEFWNKYKDGDQCESNPCQNQGMCKDGLGEYTCTCSEGYEGKNCELTTRKFCSLDNGDCDQFCSEEQSSVVCSCATGYILGDNGKSCISTELFPCGKLTQGRWKRSVAPTSHTSEDSPETVMLEEYDPGDLTPTTNPFHLLNFTNTERSPAVDENSLTRIVGGRDCKEGECPWQALLINEENEGFCGGTILNEFYILTAAHCLHQAKRFKVRVGDRNTETEEGNEMVHEVEVIIKHNKFVRETYDFDIAVLKLKTPISFRMNVAPACLPEKDWAESTLMTQKSGIVSGFGRTHEKGRTSTTLKMLEVPYVDRNTCKLSSRFTITPNMFCAGYDSKPEDACQGDSGGPHVTQFKDTYFVTGIVSWGEGCAQKGKYGVYTKVTNFLKWIDRSMKAKAKAQGG